One genomic segment of Desulfomicrobium sp. ZS1 includes these proteins:
- the recA gene encoding recombinase RecA has product MARPKNVSPEDARREALETALATIERRYGLGSVMRLSDTSHQVVPVIPTGSIGLDLALGVGGIPRGRVTEIFGPESSGKTTQALHIIAEAQKRGGVAAFIDAEHALDINYARRLGVKTEDLLISQPDYGEQALEIADMLVRSGAVDVVVVDSVAALIPQAELEGSMGETQVGGQARLMSHAMRKLTGTIHKSRTSIVFINQLRMKIGMTGYGSPETTTGGNALKFYASVRLDLRRIQTLKDKEESYGNRVRVKVVKNKMAPPFREAEYDVLFGTGISRVGELIDLGVEQGVVDKSGAWYAFGSERLGQGKENVRAFLQDNDELRMQIERALLEHLGMPVAEDAAGAAVPEIAE; this is encoded by the coding sequence ATGGCCCGACCAAAAAACGTTTCTCCCGAAGATGCCCGCCGCGAAGCGCTGGAAACCGCGCTGGCAACAATCGAGCGCCGCTACGGCCTGGGCTCGGTCATGCGTCTTTCCGATACATCCCATCAGGTGGTCCCGGTCATTCCCACAGGTTCCATTGGTCTTGACCTGGCACTGGGCGTGGGCGGCATTCCGCGCGGCAGGGTCACTGAAATTTTCGGGCCTGAATCGTCCGGCAAGACCACCCAGGCCCTGCACATCATCGCCGAGGCCCAGAAGCGCGGCGGCGTGGCGGCCTTCATTGACGCCGAGCACGCCCTGGATATCAACTATGCCCGCAGGCTTGGGGTCAAGACCGAGGACTTGCTCATCTCGCAGCCCGATTACGGCGAGCAGGCCCTGGAGATCGCCGACATGCTGGTCCGTTCCGGTGCCGTGGACGTGGTCGTGGTTGACTCCGTGGCCGCCCTCATCCCTCAGGCCGAACTGGAAGGAAGCATGGGCGAGACTCAGGTCGGGGGACAGGCCCGGCTCATGTCCCATGCCATGCGCAAGCTGACCGGCACCATCCACAAGTCGCGCACGTCCATCGTCTTCATCAACCAGCTGCGTATGAAGATCGGCATGACCGGCTACGGTAGCCCCGAGACCACCACCGGCGGCAACGCGCTCAAGTTCTACGCCTCCGTGCGTCTGGACCTGCGTCGCATCCAGACCTTGAAAGACAAGGAAGAGTCCTACGGCAACCGGGTGCGGGTCAAGGTCGTCAAGAACAAGATGGCTCCCCCCTTCCGCGAGGCCGAGTACGACGTGCTCTTCGGCACGGGCATTTCCCGCGTCGGCGAACTGATCGACCTGGGCGTGGAGCAGGGTGTGGTCGATAAAAGCGGGGCCTGGTATGCTTTTGGTTCCGAACGGCTTGGCCAGGGCAAGGAGAATGTGCGTGCCTTTTTGCAGGATAACGACGAGTTGCGCATGCAGATCGAACGCGCCCTGCTTGAACATTTGGGCATGCCGGTTGCGGAGGATGCGGCCGGCGCGGCCGTGCCGGAAATTGCCGAGTAG
- a CDS encoding tRNA(5-methylaminomethyl-2-thiouridylate) methyltransferase, translating into MNTFDALSLFSGGLDSILSSKLMQSLGHKVLGLHFVSPFFGKPDQVPEWEREYGIPITIIDVGQEFVDLMAAFPPHGFGKVLNPCVDCKILMLRRAKELLPVYSASYLISGEVLGQRPMSQRADTLNIIRNDADVRDLLLRPLSAGLLPITPMEESGLVDRAKLRSLVGRGRKGQYALAKELGVTKIPTQAGGCRLGERESARRYWPILRAFPKPLSPYFDLANVGRQLWRREADAVTDHWMVMGRDHKDNQKLLKLVSAEQYVFVLKNFPGPNAVGVPIPGQDWTEEILAEAAACLASFSPKARKHGDLVDVSIERHGVERIISVRPDMAHGFEDNLTWPQTRTQQKIWERTLAEV; encoded by the coding sequence ATGAACACTTTTGACGCGCTCTCACTTTTTTCCGGCGGGCTGGACAGCATCCTGTCCAGCAAGCTGATGCAAAGCCTCGGACACAAGGTTCTCGGGCTGCATTTTGTCAGCCCCTTTTTCGGCAAGCCGGACCAGGTGCCCGAATGGGAACGGGAATACGGTATTCCCATTACCATCATCGACGTCGGTCAGGAGTTCGTGGACCTCATGGCCGCATTTCCGCCCCATGGCTTCGGCAAGGTCCTGAACCCCTGTGTCGACTGCAAGATCCTCATGCTGCGTCGGGCCAAGGAACTTCTGCCGGTCTACAGCGCCTCGTATCTCATCTCCGGCGAGGTCCTCGGACAGCGCCCCATGTCCCAGCGCGCCGACACCCTGAACATCATCCGCAACGACGCCGATGTACGCGACCTGCTGCTGCGCCCATTAAGCGCGGGACTGCTCCCCATCACGCCCATGGAGGAATCCGGCCTGGTCGATCGCGCCAAACTGCGGTCCCTGGTCGGACGCGGACGCAAAGGGCAATACGCCCTGGCCAAGGAACTGGGCGTCACCAAAATCCCCACTCAGGCCGGCGGGTGTCGCCTGGGAGAACGGGAATCCGCCCGGCGCTACTGGCCCATATTGCGGGCCTTTCCGAAGCCGCTCAGCCCATATTTCGATCTGGCCAACGTCGGCCGCCAGCTTTGGCGCAGGGAGGCGGACGCGGTCACCGACCACTGGATGGTCATGGGCCGGGATCACAAGGACAACCAAAAACTCTTGAAGCTGGTCAGCGCCGAGCAGTACGTCTTTGTGCTCAAAAACTTCCCCGGCCCCAATGCTGTCGGCGTCCCGATCCCCGGACAGGACTGGACGGAGGAGATCCTGGCCGAGGCGGCGGCCTGCCTGGCATCCTTTTCCCCCAAGGCCAGAAAACACGGGGATTTGGTGGACGTATCCATTGAGCGGCACGGCGTGGAACGCATCATTTCAGTCCGCCCCGACATGGCCCACGGTTTCGAGGATAATCTGACCTGGCCCCAGACCAGGACGCAGCAAAAAATTTGGGAGCGCACGCTGGCCGAAGTCTGA
- a CDS encoding DUF3750 domain-containing protein: MRVRLALLCVALLLFSCSSNQDWRTASRESAGIAPDPAQTPEAVLHVYGADAWGWRGWFAIHTWVAAKRTGEDSYTVYDVVGWRASRGNPVVRIAKDAPDRYWYGATPRLLKELKGPGVDAVIDAVERAARNYPWPQEYKAFPGPNSNTFVAWIGQQVPQLELDLPFSAIGKGYSGLN, translated from the coding sequence ATGAGGGTTCGTCTGGCACTCTTGTGCGTCGCGTTGCTGCTGTTTTCCTGTTCCTCCAACCAGGACTGGCGTACGGCCAGTCGGGAATCGGCCGGAATCGCACCCGATCCGGCCCAGACCCCGGAGGCCGTGCTGCATGTCTATGGCGCCGACGCCTGGGGTTGGCGCGGCTGGTTCGCCATCCATACCTGGGTCGCGGCCAAGCGCACAGGCGAGGATTCCTATACGGTCTATGACGTGGTGGGCTGGAGGGCTTCCAGGGGCAATCCGGTCGTACGCATCGCCAAGGATGCGCCGGATCGTTACTGGTACGGAGCCACGCCCCGCTTGCTCAAGGAGCTGAAAGGCCCGGGCGTGGATGCGGTGATCGACGCCGTGGAGCGCGCCGCGAGAAATTATCCGTGGCCACAGGAATACAAGGCCTTCCCCGGTCCCAACAGCAACACCTTCGTGGCCTGGATCGGGCAACAGGTGCCGCAGCTGGAGCTTGATCTGCCCTTCTCCGCCATCGGCAAAGGCTATTCCGGGTTGAACTGA
- a CDS encoding formate--tetrahydrofolate ligase → MPKAVQSDIAIAQKATMHHIRDIAAKLGLGDDQLEPYGKYKAKLPLSLAEKDQCKYGKLILVSAITPTPAGEGKTTVSIGLNDGLNRIGKKSMVVLREPSLGPVFGIKGGATGGGYSQLLPMEDINLHFTGDFAAIEKANNLLAALIDNNLQSKSRSLNLDGRTVAWKRVMDMNDRSLRRLVCGLGGLAHGVPRETGFDITAASEIMAILCLADDLPDLKRRLGDIFLGFTFGREPIHARDLNAQGAMAALLKEAIKPNLIQSLEGNPAIMHGGPFANIAQGTNTVIATRTGLCLADYVVTEAGFGFDLGGEKFLDIKCQSAGFDPCAVVLVATVRALKYHGGVELAHLTVPNAKALSRGLENLTKQIENVRLFHLTPIVAINRFATDTDEEHQVILDHCQFMGVQAAVMEAWEKGGEGAEELAELVAATADQCTAHYKPLYDWNQSVREKIEIIATRVYGAASVEYAPGALKDLEKVRQLGLEGLPVCIAKTQSSLSDQPGLRGRPRDFVATVREVEIASGAGFLVPITGNMMRMPGLPEVPSAEKIDIDEKGVISGLF, encoded by the coding sequence ATGCCCAAGGCCGTGCAGTCCGACATCGCCATCGCCCAGAAAGCCACGATGCATCACATCCGCGACATCGCGGCAAAACTCGGTCTCGGGGACGACCAGCTTGAACCCTATGGCAAGTACAAGGCCAAGCTCCCCCTTTCCCTGGCCGAAAAAGACCAGTGCAAATACGGCAAGCTCATCCTGGTTTCGGCCATCACTCCGACCCCGGCAGGCGAAGGCAAGACCACCGTATCCATTGGGCTCAACGACGGACTGAACCGCATCGGCAAGAAGTCCATGGTCGTGCTGCGCGAGCCGTCGCTCGGCCCGGTCTTCGGCATCAAGGGCGGCGCCACCGGCGGCGGCTACTCGCAGCTCCTGCCCATGGAGGACATCAACCTGCATTTCACCGGCGACTTTGCGGCCATCGAGAAGGCTAACAACCTTCTGGCCGCCCTCATTGACAACAATCTGCAAAGCAAGAGCCGATCGCTCAACCTCGACGGCCGCACCGTGGCCTGGAAGCGCGTCATGGACATGAACGACCGTTCGCTCAGGCGCCTGGTCTGCGGCCTTGGCGGTCTGGCGCACGGGGTGCCCCGGGAGACGGGCTTCGACATCACGGCGGCGTCCGAGATCATGGCCATTCTCTGTCTGGCCGACGACCTGCCGGACTTGAAGCGCCGTCTGGGGGACATTTTTCTTGGATTCACCTTTGGCCGCGAGCCCATCCACGCCCGGGACTTGAACGCCCAGGGAGCCATGGCCGCCCTCTTGAAGGAAGCCATCAAACCCAACCTGATCCAGTCTCTGGAAGGCAACCCGGCGATCATGCACGGCGGCCCCTTCGCCAACATCGCCCAAGGCACCAACACGGTCATCGCCACCCGCACAGGGCTTTGCCTGGCCGATTATGTGGTCACGGAAGCGGGTTTCGGCTTTGACCTTGGCGGGGAGAAATTTTTGGACATCAAATGCCAGTCCGCCGGATTCGACCCCTGCGCGGTGGTTCTGGTGGCCACGGTGCGGGCGCTCAAATACCATGGCGGTGTCGAACTTGCGCATCTGACAGTACCCAACGCCAAGGCCCTCAGCCGAGGGCTGGAGAATCTCACCAAGCAGATCGAGAACGTGCGTCTCTTCCATCTAACCCCCATCGTGGCCATCAACCGCTTCGCCACGGACACGGACGAGGAGCATCAGGTCATCCTTGACCACTGTCAGTTCATGGGAGTGCAGGCGGCGGTCATGGAAGCATGGGAAAAAGGCGGGGAAGGGGCCGAGGAGCTGGCCGAACTGGTCGCGGCCACGGCCGACCAGTGCACCGCGCATTACAAACCCCTGTACGACTGGAACCAGAGCGTGCGCGAAAAAATCGAGATCATCGCCACCCGCGTCTATGGAGCGGCCTCGGTGGAATATGCGCCCGGAGCGCTGAAAGATCTGGAAAAAGTCAGACAGCTGGGCCTTGAGGGCTTGCCCGTATGCATCGCCAAGACGCAAAGCTCCCTCTCGGACCAGCCGGGGCTGCGCGGCCGCCCGCGCGACTTCGTAGCAACCGTGCGCGAGGTCGAAATCGCCTCCGGAGCGGGATTCCTGGTACCCATCACCGGCAACATGATGCGCATGCCCGGTCTGCCGGAAGTTCCCTCGGCGGAAAAGATCGACATCGACGAAAAGGGGGTCATCAGCGGCCTGTTCTAG
- the alaS gene encoding alanine--tRNA ligase, which produces MISAGEIRKRFLDYFQQHGHSVQPSSSLVPQDDPTLLFTNAGMVQFKKIFLGQEKRDYTRAATSQKCLRVGGKHNDLENVGRTARHHTFFEMLGNFSFGDYFKEDAIRFAWNFVTVELGLDKEKLFVSIFRDDDEAGELWQKVAGVPAERIFRLGEKDNFWAMGDTGPCGPCSEIYVDQGADMACGPDCGIGKCDCDRYLEIWNLVFMQFNRSEDGTLTPLPKPSIDTGMGLERITAVCQGKRSNFDTDLFQGLIQAMAKKAGVAYHQGEDSDTALRVIADHSRSIAFLLADGMLPSNEGRGYVLRRLIRRAYRFGKLLGFDEPFLCDTTDQVVSEMGDTFPELVASREFMVRVVRQEEERFGETLDKGLRILEDEMASLAAAGSKTISGETAFKLYDTYGFPLDIVNDIAEKQGFSVDEAGFREHMSVQKKKSKQAWAGSGDKGLAGQFAALMGGGLESEFIGYDCLAATSRIVALLDAEGQPVERLNSGVGFMVALKTPFYGESGGQMGDTGRVQAPTGSARVLDTLKPAPALIVHKIEIGGGEILADQEVELFVEEGERIATARNHSATHLLHAALRRVLGEHVKQAGSLVGPSRLRFDFTHISGLSAEELRQVEDEVNRAILADAPIVTQVMSYDAAVQQKQAMALFGEKYEADVRVVEMAGESVELCGGTHLSSTGQAGSFAILSEAGIAAGVRRIEALTGWGALRHWQAQREEVRTAAAALKAAPHELGKKITALQDQAKAMAKELQALQARVMSESGKDLASEAKDISGMKVLARKVDAPDMNALRNLMDDLRSKIASGIIALAAEIDGKAMLVLAVSKDLHGRYTAPALIKEVSDEIKGGGGGRPDLAQAGGSEPEGISRALAKLEAFLSK; this is translated from the coding sequence GTGATCAGTGCCGGTGAAATTCGCAAACGGTTTTTGGATTATTTTCAGCAGCACGGACACAGCGTGCAGCCCAGCTCTTCCCTGGTGCCCCAGGACGACCCGACCCTTTTGTTCACCAACGCGGGGATGGTTCAGTTCAAGAAAATTTTTCTGGGCCAGGAGAAGCGTGACTACACCAGGGCCGCCACGTCCCAGAAATGTCTGCGCGTCGGCGGTAAGCATAACGATCTTGAAAACGTGGGGCGCACGGCGCGTCATCACACCTTTTTCGAGATGCTCGGCAATTTTTCTTTTGGCGATTATTTCAAGGAAGACGCTATCCGCTTCGCCTGGAATTTTGTGACCGTGGAGCTTGGCCTCGATAAGGAGAAGCTCTTCGTGTCCATCTTCCGCGATGACGACGAGGCCGGCGAACTGTGGCAGAAGGTGGCCGGAGTGCCGGCCGAACGTATCTTCCGTCTCGGCGAGAAGGACAACTTCTGGGCCATGGGCGACACCGGCCCTTGCGGCCCCTGCTCTGAAATTTATGTGGACCAGGGCGCGGACATGGCCTGCGGCCCAGATTGCGGCATCGGCAAATGCGACTGCGACCGGTACCTTGAAATCTGGAATCTGGTCTTCATGCAGTTCAACCGCTCCGAGGACGGAACCCTGACCCCGCTGCCCAAGCCCAGCATCGACACGGGCATGGGCCTGGAACGCATCACGGCCGTGTGCCAGGGCAAGCGTTCCAATTTCGACACCGACCTCTTCCAGGGCCTCATCCAGGCCATGGCCAAGAAGGCCGGGGTGGCCTACCATCAGGGCGAGGATTCGGACACGGCGCTACGCGTCATCGCCGACCACAGCCGCTCCATCGCTTTCCTGCTGGCCGACGGCATGCTCCCGTCCAACGAAGGTCGCGGCTACGTGCTGCGCCGTCTGATCCGCCGCGCCTATCGTTTCGGCAAGCTGCTCGGCTTTGACGAACCTTTTTTGTGCGACACCACGGACCAGGTCGTGAGCGAGATGGGCGACACGTTTCCGGAACTGGTCGCCAGCCGGGAGTTCATGGTCCGCGTCGTGCGTCAGGAGGAAGAGCGTTTTGGCGAGACCCTGGACAAGGGCCTGCGCATCCTGGAGGACGAAATGGCGTCGCTGGCTGCGGCAGGCAGCAAAACCATTTCCGGCGAAACGGCGTTCAAGCTTTATGACACCTATGGCTTTCCTCTCGATATCGTCAACGATATCGCGGAGAAGCAGGGTTTTTCCGTGGACGAGGCGGGTTTTCGCGAGCACATGTCCGTGCAGAAAAAGAAATCCAAGCAGGCCTGGGCCGGTTCCGGCGACAAGGGCCTGGCCGGACAGTTCGCGGCGCTCATGGGCGGCGGACTGGAGTCGGAATTCATCGGCTATGATTGCCTGGCCGCGACCAGCCGTATCGTCGCCCTGCTCGATGCCGAAGGCCAGCCTGTCGAGCGGTTGAACTCGGGCGTTGGCTTCATGGTCGCTTTGAAGACGCCGTTTTACGGGGAATCCGGCGGCCAGATGGGCGACACGGGTCGGGTGCAGGCCCCCACAGGCAGCGCTCGCGTGCTTGATACGTTAAAGCCCGCGCCCGCGCTGATCGTGCACAAGATCGAGATCGGCGGGGGGGAAATCCTGGCCGATCAGGAAGTGGAACTTTTTGTCGAGGAGGGGGAGCGCATCGCCACGGCGCGCAACCATTCCGCTACCCACCTTTTGCACGCGGCCCTGCGCCGGGTGCTGGGCGAGCATGTCAAGCAGGCCGGATCTCTGGTCGGCCCCTCGCGTCTGCGTTTCGACTTCACGCATATTTCGGGCCTCTCGGCGGAAGAGCTGCGACAGGTCGAGGACGAGGTCAACCGGGCCATTCTGGCCGATGCGCCCATCGTGACCCAGGTCATGTCCTATGACGCAGCCGTGCAGCAGAAGCAGGCCATGGCCCTTTTCGGCGAGAAGTACGAAGCCGATGTGCGCGTGGTCGAGATGGCCGGGGAATCCGTGGAACTCTGCGGCGGAACGCACCTGTCCTCCACGGGCCAGGCCGGATCTTTCGCCATTCTGTCCGAGGCGGGCATCGCCGCCGGGGTGCGCCGCATCGAGGCCCTGACCGGCTGGGGCGCCCTGCGCCACTGGCAGGCTCAGCGCGAGGAAGTGCGTACGGCAGCGGCCGCGCTCAAGGCTGCGCCGCACGAGCTGGGCAAGAAGATCACTGCGCTGCAGGATCAGGCCAAGGCGATGGCCAAGGAGCTGCAAGCCCTGCAGGCCAGGGTCATGTCTGAGAGCGGCAAGGATCTGGCATCGGAGGCCAAGGACATCTCCGGCATGAAGGTGCTGGCCCGGAAGGTGGATGCTCCGGACATGAATGCGCTCAGGAATCTCATGGACGATCTGCGCTCCAAGATTGCAAGCGGCATCATCGCCCTGGCCGCCGAGATCGACGGCAAGGCCATGCTGGTGCTCGCGGTCAGCAAGGATCTGCACGGGCGCTACACGGCTCCGGCGCTCATCAAGGAAGTCTCGGACGAGATCAAGGGCGGCGGCGGCGGACGGCCCGATCTGGCCCAGGCCGGTGGTTCCGAGCCCGAGGGCATAAGCCGGGCGCTGGCGAAGCTGGAAGCCTTTTTATCCAAGTAG
- the metG gene encoding methionine--tRNA ligase has translation MKPFFISTPIYYVNARPHLGHGYTTIVADSVSRFHRLKGDATFFLTGTDEHGDKIVQAAEAAGQDPKTYSDTISQLFRDLWPVLEVSNDQFIRTTDLRHKACVRHVLQTVFDKGDIYFDEYGGHYCFGCERFYTDKELVDGKCPDHQTVPTFIKEKNYFFRMSKYLEPLREHIEANPDFIQPERYRNEVLSMLKEDLGDLCISRPKTRLTWGIELPFDSDFVTYVWFDALINYISALGFPDGEDFRKYWSGAHHLVAKDILKPHAIFWPTMLMSAGIPLYKGLRVHGYWTVNETKMSKSIGNVVAPLDMAQKYGLSAFRYFLLSEMSFGQDSSFSEDALVGRFNADLANDLGNLFSRSLSMTHKYFGGVVPECGELLDLDREVLELGHNAMSNYQSQFEHFQFSRALKSLWELVRHLNKYIDSSAPWTLYKNKDMNRLGTVLYVILEGMRKVAVHLWPVMPSTSETMLTQLGVKFSIEGTDLESETSSWFGLAPGTPVAERSNLFPRQDLEQREEKTAEPKKAKPAKESKPEAKIEMACPDCIEFEDFAKVDLRVGTVLEATPHPEADRLLVLKIDTADETPRQVVAGIAEFFKPEELVGRQVVVVANLKPRKLRGLVSQGMVLAVKKEGGLALLGPSSEVSNGGKVS, from the coding sequence TTGAAACCGTTTTTCATATCCACACCCATCTATTATGTGAACGCACGGCCCCATCTGGGGCACGGATATACGACCATTGTCGCCGACAGCGTGAGCCGTTTCCACCGCCTCAAGGGGGACGCGACGTTTTTTCTGACCGGCACGGACGAGCATGGCGACAAGATCGTGCAGGCCGCCGAGGCGGCCGGGCAGGATCCCAAGACCTATTCCGACACCATCAGCCAGCTGTTCAGGGATCTCTGGCCCGTGCTGGAAGTGAGTAACGATCAGTTCATCCGGACCACGGACCTGCGGCACAAGGCCTGCGTGCGCCACGTATTGCAGACCGTGTTCGACAAGGGCGACATCTATTTCGACGAGTACGGCGGGCATTACTGTTTCGGATGCGAGCGCTTCTATACGGACAAGGAACTGGTGGACGGCAAGTGCCCGGATCATCAGACCGTGCCGACCTTCATCAAGGAGAAGAACTACTTCTTCCGCATGAGCAAATATCTGGAGCCGCTGCGCGAGCACATCGAGGCCAATCCGGATTTCATTCAGCCCGAGCGCTACCGCAACGAAGTCCTGTCCATGCTCAAGGAAGATCTGGGCGATCTGTGCATTTCCCGGCCCAAGACGCGTCTGACCTGGGGCATTGAGCTGCCCTTCGACTCCGATTTCGTGACCTACGTGTGGTTCGACGCCCTCATCAATTATATCTCTGCGCTGGGCTTCCCGGATGGCGAGGATTTCCGCAAGTATTGGTCCGGGGCGCATCATCTGGTGGCCAAGGACATCTTGAAGCCGCACGCCATCTTCTGGCCGACCATGCTCATGTCGGCCGGCATCCCGCTCTACAAGGGGCTGCGCGTGCATGGGTACTGGACCGTGAACGAGACCAAGATGTCCAAGAGCATCGGCAACGTGGTCGCCCCCCTGGACATGGCCCAGAAATACGGCCTCAGCGCTTTTCGCTATTTCCTGCTCTCCGAGATGAGTTTCGGGCAGGACTCCTCGTTCAGCGAGGACGCGCTGGTGGGGCGCTTCAACGCCGATCTGGCCAACGATCTGGGCAACCTCTTTTCGCGCAGCCTGTCCATGACCCATAAGTATTTTGGCGGGGTGGTCCCTGAATGCGGGGAGCTTCTCGATCTTGACCGGGAAGTGCTTGAACTCGGACATAACGCCATGTCCAATTATCAGAGCCAGTTCGAACATTTTCAGTTTTCAAGGGCGCTCAAATCCCTGTGGGAACTGGTCCGCCATCTGAACAAATACATCGATTCCTCGGCCCCCTGGACCCTGTACAAGAATAAGGACATGAATCGGCTGGGAACGGTCCTTTACGTCATCCTTGAAGGCATGCGCAAGGTGGCCGTGCATCTGTGGCCCGTCATGCCGAGTACGAGCGAAACCATGCTGACTCAGCTGGGCGTGAAATTCAGCATCGAAGGCACGGACCTGGAGTCCGAGACCTCCTCCTGGTTCGGGCTGGCTCCCGGCACGCCTGTGGCGGAGCGCTCCAACCTCTTCCCCCGTCAGGATCTGGAGCAGCGGGAGGAAAAGACCGCAGAGCCCAAGAAGGCCAAGCCCGCCAAGGAGTCAAAGCCCGAGGCCAAGATCGAGATGGCCTGCCCGGATTGCATCGAGTTCGAGGATTTCGCCAAAGTCGACCTGCGCGTCGGCACTGTGCTTGAAGCGACCCCGCATCCCGAAGCGGACCGCTTGCTGGTGCTGAAGATCGACACCGCCGACGAAACGCCCCGGCAGGTCGTGGCCGGAATCGCCGAGTTTTTCAAGCCCGAGGAGCTGGTGGGCCGCCAGGTGGTCGTGGTCGCCAACCTGAAGCCGCGCAAGCTGCGCGGTCTGGTTTCCCAAGGCATGGTGCTGGCGGTGAAGAAGGAAGGGGGACTGGCGTTGCTTGGGCCGAGTTCGGAAGTGAGCAACGGCGGCAAGGTGTCCTGA
- the wrbA gene encoding NAD(P)H:quinone oxidoreductase has product MKMLIIYYSMYGHIRTMAEAAAAAALEIPGVEVALRRVPETLSDDILGKMGALDAAKAQAEVPVVTVDELAEADAVLFGTPTRFGNMTGQMRQFLDSTGGLWMKGALVGKPGGVFASSATQHGGQESTILSFHTYLLHQGMVVVGLPYSFQGQMRLDEVTGGSPYGASTIAGGDGSRLPSENDLEGVRFQARHLAEIGLKLKQN; this is encoded by the coding sequence ATGAAAATGCTGATCATTTATTATTCGATGTACGGACACATCCGCACCATGGCAGAAGCGGCCGCAGCGGCAGCGCTTGAAATCCCCGGAGTGGAGGTGGCCCTGCGCCGCGTGCCCGAAACGTTAAGCGACGACATTCTGGGCAAGATGGGCGCCCTTGACGCGGCCAAGGCCCAGGCCGAGGTGCCCGTGGTCACGGTGGACGAACTGGCCGAGGCCGACGCCGTCCTGTTCGGCACGCCGACCCGTTTCGGCAACATGACCGGCCAGATGCGGCAATTCTTGGACTCGACCGGCGGGCTGTGGATGAAGGGTGCTCTGGTCGGCAAGCCCGGCGGGGTGTTCGCGTCCAGCGCGACCCAGCACGGCGGCCAGGAGTCGACCATCCTGTCCTTCCACACTTACCTGTTGCACCAGGGCATGGTCGTGGTCGGCCTGCCGTACTCTTTCCAGGGCCAGATGCGCCTTGATGAGGTCACCGGCGGTTCGCCTTACGGCGCCAGCACCATTGCCGGCGGCGACGGATCGCGCCTGCCCTCGGAAAACGATCTTGAGGGAGTGCGCTTCCAGGCCAGGCACCTGGCCGAGATCGGGCTGAAGCTCAAGCAGAACTAG
- the ricT gene encoding regulatory iron-sulfur-containing complex subunit RicT — MAQYVGVSFRRQGQIYYFLATPFVLSMHDMVLVKTEEGIGFGEIVALRDDLPEGLDQESVKPIYRPATAEDVEIGRENDELAKDARKYCQKSMARMNLDMKLVDVEIYFDKSKMIFYFTAPGRVDFRELVKDLVRNYRTRIELRQIGVRHETQMIGALGNCGQMCCCRRYLRRFEPVTIKMAKDQNLFLNPAKISGVCGRLLCCLAYEKENYADFQRRAPKLGRRYMTTQGPMKTLRANMFRDSVSVLNEVGDELDFSLSDWAVMVLPDQPRMAARDDAPEDVPAELAALMDPEVRNKSSQSDRRTKPPRREQRSRPGGERPPGPRPDRADRSERPERSDRPDRPERSDRSDRPERGPSRHKNEDASAAPAVPAASAAVGDRPESRPESSGPPRERKEYRPRDKRRKPGSGRKDHSSKPSGQQ, encoded by the coding sequence ATGGCTCAATACGTTGGTGTTTCTTTCAGACGCCAGGGACAAATATATTATTTTTTAGCTACGCCGTTTGTGCTCTCCATGCACGACATGGTCCTGGTCAAGACCGAAGAAGGGATTGGGTTCGGGGAGATCGTGGCCTTGCGCGACGACCTGCCCGAGGGCTTGGATCAGGAGTCGGTCAAACCGATCTACCGCCCGGCCACGGCCGAGGATGTGGAAATTGGCCGCGAGAACGATGAATTGGCCAAGGACGCTCGCAAGTACTGTCAGAAATCCATGGCGCGGATGAATCTGGACATGAAGCTGGTGGACGTTGAGATCTACTTCGACAAAAGTAAGATGATCTTTTACTTCACGGCTCCGGGCCGGGTCGATTTTCGGGAACTGGTCAAGGATCTGGTGCGTAATTACCGCACCCGCATCGAGCTGCGCCAGATCGGCGTGCGCCATGAAACACAGATGATCGGGGCGCTCGGCAACTGCGGCCAGATGTGCTGCTGCCGCCGCTATCTGCGGCGCTTCGAGCCGGTGACCATCAAGATGGCCAAGGATCAGAACCTGTTCCTGAACCCGGCCAAGATTTCCGGGGTTTGCGGCCGTCTGTTGTGCTGTCTGGCCTACGAGAAAGAAAATTACGCGGATTTTCAGCGTCGCGCTCCTAAGCTGGGCCGCCGCTACATGACCACGCAGGGTCCCATGAAAACCTTGCGGGCCAACATGTTTCGGGATTCTGTCAGCGTCTTGAACGAAGTCGGGGATGAACTGGATTTTTCCCTGTCGGACTGGGCGGTCATGGTTCTGCCGGATCAGCCGCGCATGGCCGCGCGTGATGATGCCCCCGAAGACGTGCCGGCCGAATTGGCCGCGCTTATGGACCCGGAGGTCAGGAACAAGAGCTCCCAATCGGACCGCAGGACCAAACCCCCGCGCAGGGAACAGCGTTCCCGTCCAGGGGGCGAACGACCCCCTGGCCCCAGACCGGATCGTGCTGACCGTTCAGAGCGGCCTGAGCGCTCCGACCGCCCTGATCGTCCTGAGCGCTCCGATCGTTCCGACCGTCCTGAGCGTGGTCCGTCCCGTCACAAAAACGAGGACGCATCCGCTGCTCCCGCTGTACCCGCCGCGTCCGCCGCAGTGGGCGATCGCCCCGAGAGCAGGCCGGAGAGTTCCGGTCCGCCGCGTGAGCGCAAGGAATATCGGCCCAGGGACAAGCGGCGCAAGCCAGGTTCCGGGCGCAAGGACCATTCATCCAAGCCCTCTGGGCAGCAATAA